GCGCGCGCCCGCCGCTTTGTTGTTGGAACGCGCAGTGAAGGACAAGCTGCTGGCTTCAAAACCGGCGAACGTCAACGAACGGCTCGCGCAATTAACCAAAAACGTGGCCGCGCCGAGCAACGAGATACAGAAGTTGATGGACGGTCGACGCGCCGGTTTTGACCTGGCCAAAGCCTCGGCTGCCCGTGGCGAAAAGGTGTTTACGCTGAACTGCCGCCCCTGCCATCAGATTGACGGCGCGGGCAACGTCGTGGGCCCCCAACTCGACGGCGTGGGCGGCCGGGGACTGGAACGCCTGATCGAGGACGTGCTCGATCCGAATCGCAATGTGGACCCGGCATTTCACACCACCATCGTCTCACTCAAGGACGGCGACGTGGAATCCGGACTGTTTCGTCGCGAGGAAGGCGAGGCGATCGTGTTGGCCAACGGCGCGGGAAAGGAAATTTCCATTCCCAAGAGGGATATTGTCGATCGTCATGCTTCCACCACGTCGCTCATGCCGGAAAACTTCGGAGAAATCATCTCGCCGCAAGACTTCAACGACCTGATGGCGTTCCTGCTCGCACACGGGCCGAAGCCGGGGTCCAAATAATCTGAACACCCGTTGCGTCGGGCACGGGTGCGAACCGTTCTTTTCGGTTGGCACCCGGTGTTAACCCGCGTTTTGCGGTTCAGTTTGCCGGGATCCGGGGATTTTTCATTGACAGTTTGGCGCGAGAATTGTGTGATTCAGCGCATTGCCGAGTCCATTAACTCCTCGCCCTCGGGGAGTCTTTTTGCAGTCCGCCGCCTTGAGACGAATCAGCGACGCATGAGCCAGCGCAAGATCAACATCGCCATTGTCGGGCTGGGCTTTGGCGCGGAATTCATCCCCATCTACCAGCGGCATCCCAACGCCAACATGTACGCCATCTGCCAGCGCACGCGCAAAAAGCTGGACGTGATCGGCGACGCGTTCGGGGTGGAGAAACGCTACGACGATTTCGACCGGTTGCTCAAGGACCCGGACGTGGATGCGGTCCACATCAATTCACCGATCCCTGATCACGCCTGGCAATCCATCGCCGCGCTCAAGGCCGGCAAACACGTCGCCTGCACCGTTCCCATGGCGACCAGCATCGCGGACTGCAAGAAGATCGTGGACCTCGTCCGGAAGAGGAAAAAGAAATACATGATGATGGAGACCGTGGTTTACGCCCGCGAGTTTCTCTTCATCAAGGAACTCTACGAGAAAGGCGAACTGGGCAAAGTCCAGTTCCTGCAGGCCAGTCATCAACAGGACATGGACGGTTGGCCGAATTACTGGCCGGGTCTGCCACCGATGTGGTACGCGACGCACTGCGTCGGGCCGATGATGGCGCTGACCAATGCCACGGCTGAATACGTAAGCTGTTTCGGTTCCGGCACGATCCGCAAGGAACTCGTAAAACATTACGGCTCCCCGTTCGCCGTGGAGACCGCGCACATCAAGTTCAAGAACTCGGACCTGACCGCTCGCATCATCCGGTCGTTGTTCGACACCGCTCGGCAATACCGGGAGAGCATAGACGTCTATGGCTCAAAGAAATCGTTCGAGTGGACGCTGGTCGAGCACGAGCCGCACGTGCTCCACACGGCCAAGCTGCCCGAGCCTGAAATTCCCAAAAGAATCACAACACCCGATTACGCAAAACTCCTGCCCAAACCAATCCGGCGGTTCACAACCAGGGGTGTTTATGACCTGGGAAAAAAAACGCACCTAAGCTTCACGCAGGGCGCCGGGCACGGCGGGAGTCATCCGCACCTGTGCCACGAATTCCTGACTGCCCTGGTGGAGAACCGC
The Candidatus Angelobacter sp. DNA segment above includes these coding regions:
- a CDS encoding Gfo/Idh/MocA family oxidoreductase gives rise to the protein MSQRKINIAIVGLGFGAEFIPIYQRHPNANMYAICQRTRKKLDVIGDAFGVEKRYDDFDRLLKDPDVDAVHINSPIPDHAWQSIAALKAGKHVACTVPMATSIADCKKIVDLVRKRKKKYMMMETVVYAREFLFIKELYEKGELGKVQFLQASHQQDMDGWPNYWPGLPPMWYATHCVGPMMALTNATAEYVSCFGSGTIRKELVKHYGSPFAVETAHIKFKNSDLTARIIRSLFDTARQYRESIDVYGSKKSFEWTLVEHEPHVLHTAKLPEPEIPKRITTPDYAKLLPKPIRRFTTRGVYDLGKKTHLSFTQGAGHGGSHPHLCHEFLTALVENRDPMPNARQSANWTCVGLCAHQSALKGGAIVKLPKFTL